One Paraburkholderia agricolaris genomic region harbors:
- a CDS encoding recombinase family protein, which translates to MARTFLYARVSTAEQTTDNQLLEVRAAGFTVQPRHTITETVSGSVPAAERPGFSKLLDKLDEGDTLVVTKLDRLGRNTTDVLVTVEMLAAIGVHVHCLALKGVDLTSASGRLHMTVLAAVAQFERDILIERTHAGLARAKEEGRKLGRKASLTDEQKAEIRKRITTGGATARGLAVEYGVSHPTILKALRNAA; encoded by the coding sequence ATGGCCCGCACCTTCCTCTACGCCCGCGTATCGACCGCCGAGCAGACCACCGATAACCAACTGCTCGAAGTGCGCGCGGCCGGTTTCACGGTGCAACCTCGCCACACGATCACGGAAACAGTATCGGGCAGCGTTCCAGCAGCGGAGCGCCCCGGCTTTTCCAAACTGCTCGACAAGCTGGACGAAGGTGACACGCTTGTCGTGACGAAGCTCGACCGTCTGGGGCGCAATACCACGGACGTGCTGGTCACCGTCGAAATGCTGGCAGCAATTGGCGTGCATGTTCATTGCCTCGCCCTCAAGGGCGTTGACCTCACCAGCGCGAGCGGACGGCTGCATATGACCGTACTGGCGGCCGTCGCACAGTTCGAGCGTGACATACTGATTGAGCGCACACACGCGGGCCTCGCGCGGGCGAAAGAGGAAGGCCGGAAGCTCGGCCGCAAGGCGAGCCTGACCGACGAACAGAAGGCGGAGATACGGAAGCGGATAACAACTGGCGGCGCGACGGCGCGGGGTTTGGCGGTCGAATATGGCGTTTCTCACCCGACCATCCTCAAGGCGCTGCGCAACGCCGCCTAA
- the hemL gene encoding glutamate-1-semialdehyde 2,1-aminomutase, producing MSKNETLFERAQRTIPGGVNSPVRAFRSVGGTPRFIERAQGPYFWDADGQRYIDYIGSWGPMILGHVHPEVLEAVQRVLANGFSFGAPTESEVEIAEEICKLVPSIEQVRMVSSGTEATMSALRLARGFTNRSRIVKFEGCYHGHADSLLVKAGSGLLTFGNPTSAGVPVDIAKHTTVLEYNNVAELEEAFKAFGNEIASVIVEPVAGNMNLVRATPEFLQALRRLCTEYGSVLIFDEVMCGFRVALGGAQEVYGITPDLTCLGKVIGGGMPAAAFGGRRDIMAHLAPLGGVYQAGTLSGNPIAVAAGLKTLQLIQAPGFYDTLAARTARLAQGLANVAREAKVPFSADSLGGMFGLYFTGSVPTSFAEVTKSDVPRFNAFFHKMLDAGVYFAPSAYEAGFVSIAHDDATIDATIDAARSAFASLAA from the coding sequence ATGTCAAAAAACGAAACCCTCTTCGAGCGCGCCCAGCGCACCATCCCGGGCGGCGTGAACTCCCCGGTCCGCGCCTTTCGTTCAGTAGGCGGCACCCCGCGCTTCATCGAGCGCGCGCAAGGCCCCTACTTCTGGGACGCCGACGGCCAACGCTATATCGACTACATCGGCTCGTGGGGCCCGATGATCCTCGGCCACGTGCACCCGGAGGTCCTGGAAGCGGTCCAGCGAGTACTGGCCAACGGCTTCTCCTTCGGCGCGCCGACCGAATCGGAAGTGGAAATCGCCGAAGAAATCTGCAAGCTGGTGCCGTCGATCGAACAGGTCCGCATGGTCTCGAGCGGCACCGAAGCGACCATGAGCGCGCTGCGTCTCGCGCGCGGCTTCACGAACCGCAGCCGTATCGTCAAGTTCGAAGGCTGCTATCACGGCCACGCCGATAGCCTGCTGGTCAAAGCCGGCTCGGGCCTCCTCACGTTCGGCAATCCGACCTCGGCGGGCGTGCCGGTCGATATCGCCAAGCACACCACGGTGCTCGAGTACAACAATGTCGCGGAACTCGAAGAAGCGTTCAAGGCGTTCGGCAACGAGATCGCCTCGGTGATCGTCGAACCGGTGGCCGGCAACATGAACCTCGTGCGCGCCACGCCTGAATTCCTGCAAGCGTTGCGGCGCCTGTGTACCGAGTACGGCTCGGTTCTGATTTTCGACGAAGTGATGTGCGGTTTCCGCGTCGCTCTCGGCGGTGCGCAAGAGGTCTACGGCATCACGCCGGATCTGACATGCCTCGGCAAGGTGATCGGCGGCGGCATGCCGGCGGCGGCCTTCGGCGGTCGGCGCGACATCATGGCTCACCTCGCGCCGCTCGGCGGCGTCTACCAGGCGGGTACGTTGTCGGGCAATCCGATCGCAGTCGCCGCAGGCCTGAAAACGCTGCAACTGATCCAGGCGCCGGGCTTTTACGACACGCTCGCCGCCCGCACCGCACGTCTCGCGCAAGGTCTCGCCAATGTCGCGCGCGAAGCAAAGGTGCCGTTCTCGGCCGATTCGCTCGGCGGCATGTTCGGCCTCTACTTCACCGGCTCGGTCCCGACCAGCTTCGCCGAAGTCACGAAGAGCGATGTGCCGCGCTTCAACGCTTTCTTCCACAAGATGCTCGACGCGGGTGTGTACTTCGCGCCGTCGGCCTATGAAGCGGGCTTTGTTTCGATCGCACACGACGACGCGACCATCGACGCCACGATCGACGCGGCGCGCAGCGCGTTCGCCTCGCTCGCGGCCTGA
- a CDS encoding Rha family transcriptional regulator — MRQGQLSKHESQSVSLQLPLVDVNANAGALVHLHRGVAVTDSLTIAREFGRQHKDVLRTLDGLIADATIDRRNFALTSYTDEMNRQQRAIELDERAALIAMPFVGGRNSRVGQARLVDAFLALRERTALPDAADWLESRRQTRASFRMMASALELTRADAGKLTKPHHYANEARLLNSVITGQYGPLERDALSLSDLGLLEELEARNAILIARGRAYDERKAVLLQIAAVFRSALCVGGMQ; from the coding sequence ATGAGACAGGGCCAGTTGAGCAAGCACGAATCGCAATCAGTGTCGCTGCAATTGCCATTGGTCGATGTGAATGCTAACGCGGGAGCGCTTGTGCATCTGCATCGGGGCGTGGCGGTAACAGACTCGCTGACCATTGCGCGTGAATTCGGACGCCAGCATAAAGACGTGTTGCGTACGCTGGATGGTCTCATTGCTGACGCAACGATAGATCGGCGCAATTTTGCGCTGACCTCCTACACGGACGAAATGAACCGGCAACAACGCGCAATCGAACTTGATGAACGCGCGGCGTTGATCGCAATGCCTTTTGTTGGCGGCCGTAATTCCCGTGTCGGACAAGCACGTCTGGTCGATGCCTTTCTCGCACTGCGCGAGCGGACGGCTCTGCCTGATGCCGCTGACTGGCTGGAATCACGCCGACAGACCCGCGCCAGCTTTCGCATGATGGCATCCGCTCTGGAACTGACGCGCGCCGACGCGGGCAAGCTCACGAAACCGCACCACTACGCGAACGAAGCCCGGTTGCTGAACAGCGTCATTACCGGCCAGTACGGCCCGCTTGAACGCGACGCGCTGTCACTTTCCGATCTGGGGTTGCTGGAAGAACTGGAAGCCCGCAATGCGATCCTGATTGCGCGCGGGAGGGCATATGACGAACGGAAGGCCGTGTTGTTGCAGATTGCGGCGGTTTTTCGTTCGGCGCTCTGCGTCGGCGGTATGCAGTGA
- a CDS encoding Bcr/CflA family multidrug efflux MFS transporter has protein sequence MSHVTRRRPDGRLILLLGALAACGPISIDMYLPSLPTIAQAFAISTGAAQTTLTSFMFGFSIGMLLYGPLSDTYGRRPVLLGGIIMYALASVACALSFSIESLVTFRFVQALGAGAASVLARAIARDAHGPTDAARVLSMLAIVTSIGPLLAPLIGGQLLLLGGWRVVFIVLTLFGAVCAVTAFLKVPETWPPEKRAHSALLKSFGAYGKLLRDPVAWGHMLCGGMAFASMFAYITATPFVYIEYFHVSAQHYGFLFALNIVGIMFGNFMNTRLVGRLGSLPIISFAATVSCIASLFVCLVSLTGWGGLWSIVFGLFFVVGVVGLLSANCTTDLMHRYPVNAGAAAAVFGAVQLALGALSSLAVGLWQDGSPKGMGVVVGVAGVLCYVGRILVVKWHGMKVPVAAV, from the coding sequence ATGTCTCACGTCACCAGACGCCGGCCCGATGGCCGGCTGATTCTGTTGCTCGGTGCGCTTGCCGCATGCGGGCCGATTTCCATCGATATGTACTTGCCGAGCCTGCCGACCATCGCGCAGGCATTCGCCATCAGCACCGGCGCCGCGCAAACCACTCTCACCAGCTTCATGTTCGGTTTTTCGATCGGCATGCTGCTCTATGGTCCGCTGTCGGACACCTATGGCCGCCGGCCTGTGCTGCTCGGCGGCATCATCATGTATGCGCTGGCGAGCGTGGCCTGCGCGCTGTCGTTTTCGATCGAGTCGCTGGTGACGTTCCGCTTCGTGCAGGCGCTCGGCGCGGGTGCGGCTTCGGTGCTGGCGCGCGCAATCGCTCGTGACGCGCACGGGCCGACCGACGCCGCGCGCGTGCTGTCGATGCTGGCCATCGTCACGTCGATCGGGCCGTTGCTCGCGCCGTTGATCGGCGGGCAGTTGCTGCTGCTTGGCGGCTGGCGCGTCGTCTTTATCGTGCTGACGCTATTCGGCGCAGTGTGCGCGGTGACCGCGTTTCTCAAGGTGCCGGAAACCTGGCCGCCCGAAAAGCGCGCGCATTCGGCGCTGCTGAAATCGTTCGGTGCCTATGGCAAGTTGCTGCGCGATCCGGTCGCGTGGGGGCACATGCTGTGCGGCGGTATGGCGTTCGCGTCGATGTTCGCTTACATCACCGCGACGCCTTTCGTTTACATCGAATATTTCCACGTGTCGGCGCAGCATTACGGCTTTCTGTTCGCGTTGAACATCGTCGGCATCATGTTCGGTAACTTCATGAATACGCGTCTTGTCGGGCGGCTGGGTTCGTTGCCCATCATTTCGTTTGCCGCGACGGTGAGTTGCATCGCGTCGCTGTTCGTCTGTCTCGTTTCGCTCACAGGGTGGGGCGGACTCTGGTCGATCGTCTTCGGTCTGTTCTTCGTGGTCGGCGTCGTTGGACTGTTGTCCGCCAACTGTACGACCGATCTTATGCATCGGTATCCGGTGAATGCCGGCGCCGCGGCCGCCGTGTTCGGCGCCGTGCAGTTGGCGCTTGGCGCGTTGTCGAGCCTCGCAGTGGGACTCTGGCAGGACGGTTCGCCTAAGGGCATGGGCGTGGTTGTGGGCGTTGCTGGCGTGTTGTGTTACGTCGGCCGGATTCTGGTTGTTAAATGGCACGGAATGAAGGTGCCCGTCGCCGCGGTTTGA
- a CDS encoding IS30 family transposase gives MERQRKHWLSAEQKNEIWRMWREGESLSTIARMLERQPSGVYRVVHKTGGISPVARTRSARSLTLAEREEISRALGADRSLGQIALQLGRSKSTISREIGRNGGIQRYRAHEADANAWERARRPKACALSGNARLRRLVAAKLKLQWAPVQIAGWLRREFRVNKDMQISHETIYRSLFIQARGVLKKELVTHLRTNRTMRQAKSASASGQNRGKIIGAVSISERPAEVEDRALPGHWEGDLLAGSNNTYIATLVERHSRYVMLVKVAGKDTASVVSALIKQVNKLPKELRGSLTWDRGTEMASHRNFTIATDVQVYFCDPRSPWQRGSNENTNGLLRQYFPKGEPVGGYSQSELNKVAARLNGRPRQTLQFMNPAEKLAETLGVALTG, from the coding sequence ATGGAACGACAAAGAAAACATTGGTTGAGCGCGGAGCAGAAGAACGAGATATGGAGGATGTGGCGCGAGGGTGAGTCGTTGAGCACAATCGCGCGCATGCTCGAGCGTCAGCCGAGTGGGGTTTATCGGGTTGTTCACAAGACCGGTGGAATCTCTCCGGTCGCTCGTACACGATCTGCCCGGTCACTGACACTTGCCGAACGCGAGGAGATATCGCGGGCCTTGGGGGCAGACAGATCGTTGGGCCAGATTGCCCTGCAACTGGGGCGCTCGAAATCGACCATCAGCCGGGAGATCGGGCGCAATGGCGGTATTCAGCGATATCGGGCGCACGAGGCCGATGCGAATGCCTGGGAGCGTGCACGGCGGCCCAAGGCGTGTGCGTTGTCGGGCAACGCGCGTCTGCGCCGGCTGGTGGCAGCCAAGCTCAAATTACAATGGGCTCCTGTACAGATAGCGGGATGGCTCAGGCGCGAGTTCCGGGTCAACAAGGACATGCAGATATCTCACGAGACGATCTACCGCAGCCTGTTCATCCAGGCGCGCGGGGTGCTTAAAAAGGAACTCGTCACCCATCTTCGTACGAACCGTACGATGCGTCAGGCGAAGAGCGCCTCGGCAAGCGGCCAGAACAGGGGCAAGATAATCGGGGCAGTGTCGATCAGCGAAAGACCCGCTGAAGTGGAGGACCGCGCGCTGCCCGGTCACTGGGAGGGCGATCTGCTGGCGGGTTCGAACAACACCTACATTGCCACACTGGTGGAGCGGCACTCGCGTTATGTGATGCTGGTCAAGGTGGCAGGCAAGGACACGGCAAGTGTGGTGTCCGCGTTGATAAAACAGGTGAACAAGCTGCCAAAAGAACTGCGTGGATCGCTGACATGGGACCGCGGCACGGAAATGGCGAGCCACCGGAACTTCACGATTGCCACGGACGTGCAGGTGTATTTCTGCGATCCGCGAAGTCCATGGCAACGGGGCAGTAATGAAAACACGAATGGCCTGCTGCGTCAGTACTTCCCCAAAGGCGAGCCGGTGGGCGGCTATTCGCAGTCAGAATTGAACAAGGTCGCCGCGCGCCTGAACGGTCGGCCCCGGCAAACCTTGCAATTTATGAACCCGGCTGAAAAACTGGCAGAAACGTTGGGTGTTGCGTTGACCGGTTGA
- the ribD gene encoding bifunctional diaminohydroxyphosphoribosylaminopyrimidine deaminase/5-amino-6-(5-phosphoribosylamino)uracil reductase RibD, with protein sequence MFSQTDFVHMERALALAKRGMYTTDPNPRVGCVLVKNGEVIGEGFTQPAGQDHAEVRALKDARSRGHDLRGATAYVTLEPCSHFGRTPPCANALIEAQVERVVAAMEDPNPQVSGRGLKMLRDAGIEVRCGLLANEAHELNIGFVSRMTRGRPWVRMKVAASLDGRTGLPSGISQWITGEAARADGHAWRARASAILTGIGTVREDDPRMTVRAVDTPRQPQRVLIDSQLDVPPDAQILAGAPTLIFCGNLDERHAERAGALRERGAEIVQLANAAGKVDLPAMLKVLGERNVNELHVEAGYKLNGSLLREGCVDELLVYLAPSLLGMDSMSMFNLNAPETLEGRTQLNFHAVERIGDDLRILARFVPRSVPQPAIEGGTGPAPQPTSN encoded by the coding sequence ATGTTTTCGCAAACCGACTTCGTCCATATGGAACGCGCGCTCGCGCTGGCCAAACGCGGCATGTACACGACCGACCCGAATCCGCGCGTCGGCTGCGTACTCGTCAAGAACGGCGAGGTGATCGGCGAAGGCTTCACGCAACCAGCCGGCCAGGATCACGCCGAAGTACGCGCGTTGAAGGACGCACGGTCGCGCGGCCATGATCTGCGCGGGGCTACTGCCTACGTAACGCTCGAACCGTGCAGCCATTTCGGCCGCACGCCGCCGTGCGCGAATGCGTTGATCGAAGCACAGGTCGAACGCGTGGTCGCGGCGATGGAAGATCCGAATCCGCAAGTCTCCGGGCGCGGCCTCAAGATGCTGCGCGACGCCGGCATTGAAGTGCGTTGTGGGCTGCTCGCCAACGAAGCGCACGAACTGAACATCGGCTTCGTGTCGCGCATGACGCGTGGCCGCCCATGGGTCCGCATGAAAGTCGCTGCCTCGCTGGACGGCCGCACTGGCTTGCCGTCGGGCATCAGCCAATGGATTACCGGCGAAGCGGCACGCGCCGACGGTCACGCATGGCGCGCCCGCGCGTCAGCCATCCTGACGGGCATCGGTACGGTCAGGGAAGACGATCCGCGCATGACCGTGCGCGCTGTCGACACGCCACGCCAGCCGCAACGCGTACTGATCGACAGCCAGCTCGACGTGCCGCCCGACGCGCAGATTCTGGCCGGCGCACCCACGCTGATTTTTTGCGGCAACCTCGATGAGCGTCATGCAGAGCGGGCGGGCGCGCTGCGCGAGCGCGGCGCGGAAATCGTGCAACTGGCGAACGCGGCGGGCAAAGTCGACCTGCCTGCCATGTTGAAAGTGCTCGGCGAGCGTAACGTGAACGAACTGCACGTGGAAGCGGGCTACAAGCTGAATGGCTCGCTGCTGCGCGAGGGCTGCGTCGACGAGTTGCTGGTCTATCTCGCCCCTAGCCTGCTCGGCATGGATTCGATGAGCATGTTCAATCTCAACGCACCGGAAACGCTCGAAGGCCGCACGCAACTGAACTTCCACGCGGTCGAGCGGATCGGCGACGATCTGCGGATTCTCGCGCGCTTTGTGCCCCGCTCCGTGCCGCAACCGGCCATCGAGGGCGGCACCGGGCCCGCACCCCAACCAACTTCGAATTGA
- a CDS encoding helix-turn-helix transcriptional regulator, protein MSQTTFPAAPASGQLYRLPAVMAKTGLSKSEIYRRLKNGTFPVPVELGLRARAWRDEDLQAWFQTLVKRGQQ, encoded by the coding sequence ATGTCACAAACCACATTCCCGGCCGCACCCGCTAGCGGCCAGCTTTATCGCCTGCCTGCCGTCATGGCAAAAACGGGCCTGTCCAAATCTGAAATCTATCGACGGCTAAAAAACGGTACGTTCCCCGTTCCAGTCGAGTTGGGCCTACGCGCTCGCGCATGGCGTGACGAAGATTTGCAAGCATGGTTCCAAACTCTGGTGAAGCGGGGGCAACAATGA
- a CDS encoding RidA family protein: protein MAVSQHDLHLPHLDNPAALAKPGGHYSHVAIANGFVFVSGQLPINPQGEKLADASFEIQAEQVLANLQAALEGAGSSMAQLVQVRVYIVDVENWASFNQIYARWAGDVRPARAVVPVPHLHYGLKIEIEATALV, encoded by the coding sequence ATGGCCGTTAGCCAGCACGACCTGCACCTGCCGCACCTGGATAATCCCGCTGCTTTGGCGAAGCCAGGTGGCCACTACAGCCACGTCGCGATTGCGAATGGTTTTGTTTTCGTCTCGGGGCAGTTACCGATCAACCCGCAAGGCGAAAAACTCGCGGATGCCTCGTTCGAGATTCAGGCCGAGCAGGTGCTGGCGAATCTTCAGGCTGCGCTCGAAGGCGCCGGCAGCAGCATGGCGCAACTAGTGCAGGTGCGCGTCTATATCGTCGATGTCGAAAACTGGGCGAGCTTTAATCAGATTTACGCGCGTTGGGCCGGCGACGTGCGGCCGGCGCGTGCCGTCGTGCCGGTCCCTCATCTGCATTACGGCTTGAAGATCGAGATCGAAGCGACCGCGCTGGTTTAA